One segment of Corynebacterium caspium DSM 44850 DNA contains the following:
- the murI gene encoding glutamate racemase produces MSAPQKEATQQANSAPIGIFDSGLGGLTVARTIMDQLPNEAIHYIGDTARGPYGPLPIAQVRAYAMDIADQLVASGAKMLVIACNTASAAFLRDARERYEVPVVEVIHPAVRRAMATTRSGRVGVIGTTGTINSGAYQDLFSINPGIKVFAQACPDFVDFVEKGITSGPEVLAVAREYLAPLVAAEVDTLVLGCTHYPLISGVIQLAIGDSVTLVSSAEEATKDVLRALSEKQMLAPHKGQAPIREFVTTGDPETFADLASRFLGPGASEVYSHGHTQ; encoded by the coding sequence GTGTCTGCACCACAAAAAGAAGCAACCCAGCAAGCAAATAGTGCCCCCATCGGGATTTTCGATTCCGGACTCGGCGGCCTGACGGTAGCGCGCACCATTATGGACCAACTTCCCAATGAAGCCATCCATTATATTGGTGATACCGCTCGCGGACCCTACGGTCCACTACCAATTGCGCAGGTCCGGGCCTATGCCATGGATATAGCAGACCAATTAGTAGCCAGTGGGGCCAAGATGCTAGTAATTGCCTGCAATACGGCCTCGGCAGCTTTTCTACGCGATGCGCGAGAACGCTACGAAGTTCCCGTAGTAGAAGTTATCCACCCCGCAGTGCGTCGCGCCATGGCTACTACCCGCAGTGGCCGAGTGGGGGTAATCGGAACCACTGGAACGATTAATTCCGGCGCCTACCAGGACCTATTCTCGATTAATCCCGGAATCAAAGTATTTGCCCAAGCCTGCCCCGATTTTGTGGATTTTGTTGAAAAAGGCATCACCTCTGGGCCTGAAGTGCTCGCTGTCGCCCGCGAATACCTGGCGCCATTAGTAGCTGCAGAAGTTGATACTTTAGTGCTGGGCTGTACCCACTATCCGCTGATTTCTGGAGTAATTCAGCTGGCCATCGGGGATTCCGTCACCCTAGTTTCCTCTGCCGAAGAGGCCACCAAAGATGTGCTGCGCGCCCTTTCTGAAAAACAAATGTTAGCCCCACATAAAGGCCAAGCTCCAATCAGAGAATTCGTTACTACCGGAGATCCAGAGACCTTTGCAGATCTAGCTTCACGATTCCTGGGACCCGGTGCTTCAGAGGTTTATAGCCACGGCCATACACAATGA
- a CDS encoding DUF3817 domain-containing protein, with product MNSENSTPSTSTPAPAAPRIHPERQRQVRSALTYFSIMAWITGVMLLALCARMIAHYVLHLDVSAFTWIAIAHGWVYMIFLITTANLGLRARWAPGKWILTALGGVVPFLSFFVEHARRKEVTTRFQLN from the coding sequence ATGAATTCCGAAAACAGCACCCCCAGCACTTCCACCCCGGCCCCTGCGGCCCCGCGCATCCATCCGGAACGTCAACGCCAAGTCCGCAGCGCGCTCACCTATTTTTCCATCATGGCCTGGATTACCGGAGTAATGCTCCTAGCTCTTTGCGCCCGCATGATCGCCCATTACGTGCTGCACCTAGATGTTTCGGCTTTCACTTGGATCGCAATTGCCCACGGCTGGGTCTATATGATTTTTCTCATTACCACCGCTAACCTGGGCCTACGTGCCCGCTGGGCGCCAGGCAAATGGATCCTCACGGCCTTAGGAGGGGTAGTTCCTTTTCTTTCCTTCTTTGTCGAACATGCCCGACGCAAGGAAGTAACTACCCGCTTCCAACTCAACTAA
- a CDS encoding nicotinate phosphoribosyltransferase, translating into MNSSMPGLSTALLTDMYELTMLQAALADGTANRQVAFEVFARKLPNERRYGVVAGTARVLEAIENFRFTPEQLGTLSFLNARTLEFLRDFRFSGQVDGYREGELYFPNSPILTVRGTFAECVILETVILSIMNADSAVAAAAARMVTAAAGRPILEMGSRRTNEYAAVTAARAAYLGGFMGTSNLEAAHRYGIPVSGTSAHAWTLLHIAEDGQPDELGAFRSQVEAFGTGTTLLVDTYDISQGVANAVAAAGPELGAVRIDSGDLGVMTHLVRQQLDALGAYNTKIVVSSDLDEFTIGALRSDPVDSFGVGTSVVTGSGAPTPGMVYKLVEVNGYPVAKRSRNKTMTGGAKKGLRSYRTTGTAIEEIVIPLNDAIPDLGTAEVKELTIPLIREGKILPNLPTLEESRAHLAAQLVTLPWEGLALSRNEPAISTRFIGFSQALA; encoded by the coding sequence ATGAATTCCAGTATGCCCGGGCTGTCTACCGCTTTGCTCACTGATATGTATGAGCTCACTATGTTGCAGGCTGCGCTTGCCGATGGCACGGCTAACCGGCAAGTTGCTTTTGAAGTATTTGCACGCAAGCTGCCTAATGAGCGTCGGTATGGTGTGGTAGCTGGCACGGCACGGGTTTTGGAAGCTATTGAGAATTTTCGTTTTACCCCGGAGCAACTGGGTACTTTATCTTTTTTAAATGCGCGCACTTTAGAGTTTTTGCGCGATTTCCGCTTTAGTGGCCAAGTTGATGGCTACCGTGAAGGCGAACTTTATTTCCCTAATTCTCCTATCTTGACAGTTCGAGGCACTTTCGCAGAATGCGTGATCCTAGAAACTGTCATTTTGTCAATTATGAATGCTGATTCCGCAGTGGCCGCAGCGGCAGCGCGCATGGTGACAGCAGCTGCCGGGCGCCCAATTTTGGAGATGGGATCTAGGCGCACTAATGAATATGCGGCGGTAACTGCAGCGCGAGCAGCTTATTTGGGCGGCTTTATGGGAACTTCAAATTTGGAAGCTGCCCACCGTTATGGCATTCCAGTATCTGGCACGTCTGCCCATGCCTGGACTTTGCTACATATTGCAGAAGACGGCCAACCAGATGAATTAGGTGCTTTCAGGTCCCAGGTGGAGGCCTTTGGCACTGGCACTACCTTGTTGGTTGATACTTATGATATTTCTCAGGGCGTGGCTAATGCGGTGGCTGCTGCAGGGCCAGAATTAGGGGCAGTTCGCATTGATTCTGGGGATTTGGGGGTTATGACACACCTGGTTCGGCAACAATTAGATGCTTTAGGGGCTTATAACACCAAAATTGTGGTTTCTTCAGATTTAGATGAATTCACTATTGGGGCTTTACGTAGTGATCCAGTGGATTCTTTTGGGGTGGGAACTTCAGTGGTTACTGGCTCTGGAGCCCCTACTCCAGGCATGGTTTATAAGCTGGTAGAAGTTAATGGATATCCGGTGGCAAAACGTTCTCGGAATAAAACTATGACGGGAGGTGCTAAAAAAGGTCTGCGTTCTTATCGCACTACTGGCACTGCTATTGAGGAAATCGTTATTCCACTTAACGACGCCATCCCAGACCTTGGTACCGCTGAGGTTAAAGAGCTTACGATCCCCCTTATTCGTGAGGGCAAAATCTTGCCGAACCTGCCCACTTTGGAAGAATCTCGTGCCCATTTGGCGGCCCAATTAGTCACTTTGCCTTGGGAAGGTTTAGCGCTTTCACGCAATGAACCTGCAATTTCTACTCGCTTTATTGGGTTTTCGCAGGCCTTGGCATGA
- the rph gene encoding ribonuclease PH, with translation MTAETTSPRPDGRAFNELRPVRITRGFTTNPAGSVLVEFGNTRVMCTASIQEGVPRFKKDSGEGWLTAEYSMLPAATAERNRRESMAGKVKGRTHEISRLIGRSLRAAVDLSELGENTINLDCDVLQADGGTRTAAITGAYVALADAIAVLKSRGVVPGSPLLAPVAAVSVGIIDGRVCLDLPYVEDSIAEVDMNVVMTANGEFVEIQGTGETNTFNAKQLQEMLDFAAQGCEQLIAAQRAALEA, from the coding sequence ATGACTGCTGAAACAACTTCTCCACGTCCAGATGGCCGCGCCTTTAATGAATTGCGCCCAGTGCGCATCACTCGTGGTTTTACTACTAATCCTGCTGGTAGCGTGCTGGTGGAATTCGGAAACACCCGGGTTATGTGTACCGCCTCCATCCAAGAAGGCGTCCCGCGCTTTAAAAAAGACTCCGGCGAAGGCTGGCTCACCGCAGAATACTCAATGCTGCCAGCAGCAACTGCGGAACGTAATCGGCGCGAATCTATGGCCGGAAAAGTAAAGGGCCGCACCCATGAAATATCTCGCCTAATCGGGCGCAGTCTGCGCGCAGCAGTAGACCTTTCCGAACTCGGAGAAAACACCATCAACCTTGACTGTGATGTTTTGCAAGCCGACGGTGGCACCCGCACCGCCGCTATCACTGGTGCCTACGTGGCCTTGGCTGATGCCATCGCAGTACTGAAATCTCGTGGCGTCGTCCCCGGCAGCCCCTTGCTAGCACCTGTAGCAGCAGTTTCAGTGGGCATCATCGATGGTCGAGTCTGCCTAGATTTGCCCTATGTGGAAGATTCCATAGCTGAGGTAGATATGAATGTTGTGATGACTGCCAACGGGGAATTCGTAGAAATTCAGGGCACTGGCGAAACTAATACCTTCAATGCCAAACAACTACAAGAAATGCTCGATTTTGCTGCTCAAGGCTGTGAGCAGCTAATAGCTGCCCAGCGCGCGGCTTTGGAGGCCTAA
- a CDS encoding metal-dependent transcriptional regulator: MNSNDHGFSRMSQPDVPDNPPVLADSQTDTATSAGRVDYLSPTAQDYLKAIWSATEWGGPPLGSKKLADRFGSSTANATETVKRLANQGLLEYQAYQPVRLTEKGRALAVEMVRRHRLLETFLMTMLDYTWDEVHEEAERLEHAVTPRLMERIDALLGHPSTDPHGDPIPAPDGTMPDTSLAFALCDAPVSKPLEVLRIDDANTENLHQAEELGIFPGIGIQRVFGTKELVLIDETECEINLALAQAVWVRLIDE; encoded by the coding sequence ATGAACTCTAATGATCATGGTTTTTCTCGGATGTCACAGCCTGATGTACCAGATAATCCTCCGGTCTTAGCGGATTCGCAGACCGATACGGCCACTTCTGCGGGGCGGGTGGATTATTTGAGTCCTACCGCTCAGGATTATTTGAAGGCTATTTGGTCGGCGACGGAATGGGGTGGGCCGCCTTTGGGGAGTAAGAAATTAGCGGATCGTTTTGGCTCTTCCACCGCTAATGCTACTGAGACGGTAAAACGCCTGGCTAACCAGGGTTTATTGGAGTATCAGGCTTATCAACCTGTGCGCCTGACAGAAAAAGGCCGAGCGTTAGCTGTGGAGATGGTGCGTCGACACCGCCTTTTAGAAACTTTTCTCATGACGATGTTGGATTACACCTGGGATGAGGTCCATGAGGAAGCTGAACGCTTAGAGCATGCAGTAACTCCGCGTCTAATGGAGCGCATCGATGCTCTTTTGGGGCATCCAAGCACGGATCCGCACGGGGATCCTATTCCGGCTCCGGATGGCACTATGCCGGATACTAGCTTGGCTTTTGCGCTTTGCGATGCCCCGGTTTCGAAACCTTTGGAGGTATTGCGTATCGATGATGCTAATACTGAAAATCTGCACCAAGCCGAGGAATTGGGTATTTTCCCCGGCATTGGCATTCAACGTGTTTTTGGCACTAAAGAACTCGTGCTTATTGATGAAACCGAGTGTGAAATCAATCTGGCACTAGCTCAAGCGGTATGGGTTCGCCTCATCGACGAGTAG
- the clpS gene encoding ATP-dependent Clp protease adapter ClpS, whose amino-acid sequence MTCSHDHIDATTEPDLASSPVLGSPMATPDLEEDVNVDVLTAANIPWVCIVWDDPVNLMSYVTYVFQTVLGYSRKRAQELMMQVHTEGKAVVSTGERDRIEGDVKKLQVAGLWATMQQAG is encoded by the coding sequence ATGACTTGTTCGCATGATCACATCGATGCCACCACCGAGCCAGACTTGGCCTCCAGCCCAGTATTAGGTTCTCCCATGGCCACCCCAGATCTAGAAGAAGATGTAAATGTAGATGTGCTAACGGCCGCCAATATTCCGTGGGTCTGCATTGTTTGGGATGATCCGGTGAACCTCATGAGCTATGTAACTTATGTATTCCAAACCGTACTGGGCTACAGCCGTAAACGCGCCCAAGAATTAATGATGCAAGTGCATACAGAAGGCAAGGCTGTAGTTTCTACCGGCGAACGGGACAGAATCGAAGGCGACGTCAAAAAACTGCAGGTAGCAGGCCTATGGGCCACCATGCAACAAGCCGGTTAG
- a CDS encoding MBL fold metallo-hydrolase → MKMTILGSSGSLGGPWNAASGYLVEPAISAPGIVMDLGPGSLAQLARYVNPAEVHIALSHLHADHCLDFPSLLVWRRFHPKLRATQRHKLLGPSYTLLHMGRICSDDQPEGIEDISDSFNFSPLNDGISQEISGLQITPFRVVHPIEAYAFRIYEPNTGVSIAYSGDSAWSQQLITAAQDVDIFFCEATWGATANPEVPGMHLSGAEAGKLAQAAGAKKLVLVHIPPWVSPHDCVAAAREHYSGPVSFGAPGTSYQLGKKT, encoded by the coding sequence ATGAAGATGACAATCCTCGGCAGCTCGGGAAGCCTTGGTGGACCCTGGAACGCTGCATCTGGCTACTTAGTAGAGCCAGCTATTAGCGCGCCGGGAATCGTCATGGATTTAGGTCCAGGCAGCCTGGCCCAATTAGCGCGATATGTCAACCCCGCAGAGGTACATATCGCGCTTTCGCATTTACACGCCGATCACTGCCTAGATTTTCCTTCCCTCCTAGTTTGGCGCCGCTTCCACCCAAAATTACGCGCCACCCAGCGACATAAACTCCTAGGTCCTTCCTACACCCTGCTACATATGGGCCGCATTTGCAGCGATGACCAGCCCGAAGGCATTGAAGATATTAGCGATTCCTTTAATTTTTCTCCGCTAAATGACGGCATTTCCCAAGAAATTTCAGGCCTACAAATCACCCCGTTTCGAGTCGTCCACCCCATAGAGGCATATGCATTTCGTATCTATGAACCCAATACCGGGGTAAGTATCGCCTATTCAGGCGATAGTGCCTGGTCACAACAACTAATTACCGCCGCCCAAGACGTCGATATATTTTTCTGCGAAGCCACCTGGGGAGCCACCGCTAATCCTGAGGTTCCAGGCATGCACCTCTCCGGGGCAGAGGCCGGTAAATTAGCCCAAGCAGCCGGAGCCAAAAAACTAGTACTGGTACATATTCCTCCCTGGGTTTCCCCACATGATTGCGTGGCTGCAGCCCGCGAACACTATTCCGGGCCGGTAAGTTTTGGCGCGCCGGGCACTTCTTATCAGCTAGGGAAGAAAACCTAG
- a CDS encoding DUF2017 domain-containing protein, with product MQAWQKKKGLMRAPRFITTLEPLEREGLGNLAATVSEALIARVRSAPKDDLAELTGMPSGHKQAPQDPALARLLPDFQLSGDEEFEGDNAMLRQFNETDICAQKLTNLQIIIEKMGPDGGVHVSLDPAEAAQWVAAINDLRLYVAAAVGLDTTPETRVDARENLAGPDSLSPAELDDLGELFEELEAEMPDDLEEDFDSAPPRLDPRSTVDHTGKIPVEEAEMLVQWLAYNQETLLEAMMDE from the coding sequence ATGCAAGCTTGGCAAAAGAAAAAAGGATTAATGCGGGCCCCCCGCTTTATAACCACCCTTGAACCCCTAGAAAGAGAAGGCCTAGGCAACCTGGCTGCCACCGTTTCCGAAGCTTTAATCGCCAGAGTACGTTCAGCCCCCAAAGACGATTTAGCCGAATTAACCGGGATGCCCAGCGGGCATAAACAAGCCCCCCAAGATCCCGCACTAGCGCGCCTCCTCCCAGATTTTCAACTCTCAGGGGATGAAGAATTCGAAGGCGATAACGCCATGCTGCGCCAATTTAACGAAACCGATATTTGCGCCCAAAAGCTCACCAACCTGCAAATAATCATCGAAAAAATGGGTCCCGATGGCGGGGTACACGTATCCCTAGACCCCGCAGAAGCCGCCCAATGGGTAGCTGCCATTAACGATCTGCGCCTTTACGTAGCTGCCGCAGTAGGTTTAGATACCACCCCAGAAACCCGGGTGGATGCGCGCGAAAACCTCGCCGGCCCAGATAGCCTTAGCCCCGCAGAACTAGATGATTTAGGCGAACTATTTGAAGAACTAGAAGCCGAAATGCCAGACGACCTCGAAGAGGATTTTGACTCAGCACCGCCACGTCTTGATCCGCGCTCCACAGTGGATCACACCGGAAAAATACCGGTGGAAGAGGCCGAAATGCTAGTGCAATGGTTGGCTTATAACCAGGAAACCCTGCTGGAAGCCATGATGGATGAATAA
- a CDS encoding rhomboid family intramembrane serine protease gives MNNNEGEVMQTRGESLKRGFKCALGYVALIWVVHIFNVLLGGYLRTLGIAPRDTSTLWHILTAPWVHNDYAHLMGNTVPGAIFCFLIGMTGKKVWWEVTAFVVLIGGVGIWFIGGVGTIHFGASILVYGWLSYLIVRGIFNRSFRQTFLGIILGFCYSGLAWGLLPLVEGMSWQGHLFGAIGGIIAGMIITSDDPLPKSPKKQLLVDEANPYRLS, from the coding sequence ATGAATAATAACGAAGGGGAAGTTATGCAAACTCGGGGCGAATCTTTAAAACGGGGTTTTAAATGCGCACTGGGGTATGTGGCATTGATTTGGGTAGTACATATTTTTAATGTGTTACTTGGCGGATATTTACGTACCCTAGGTATCGCCCCGCGCGATACCAGCACCCTGTGGCATATTTTAACTGCCCCTTGGGTACATAATGATTACGCCCACCTCATGGGAAATACGGTACCGGGGGCAATATTTTGTTTCCTAATTGGGATGACCGGCAAAAAAGTATGGTGGGAAGTTACCGCCTTCGTGGTGCTAATTGGGGGAGTAGGAATCTGGTTTATCGGGGGAGTAGGAACCATCCACTTTGGGGCCTCCATACTGGTATACGGCTGGCTTTCCTACCTCATTGTGCGCGGTATATTCAACCGTAGTTTCCGCCAGACTTTCTTAGGAATCATCCTTGGATTCTGCTATTCCGGACTAGCCTGGGGGTTATTACCCCTGGTAGAAGGCATGTCCTGGCAAGGGCACCTGTTTGGTGCCATAGGTGGCATTATCGCCGGCATGATAATTACCTCAGATGATCCCTTGCCGAAATCGCCCAAAAAACAACTACTCGTCGATGAGGCGAACCCATACCGCTTGAGCTAG
- the rdgB gene encoding RdgB/HAM1 family non-canonical purine NTP pyrophosphatase, whose protein sequence is MQILVASNNAKKLGELQRILETAGVQGVELVPLSEVPAYAEPVEDGRTFADNALLKARAGVAATGLATIADDSGLAVAELNGMPGVLSARWAGKHGEDKANNALLLAQLAEVPDTRRDAAFVSVCALVYPDGQSFISEGRWEGRILREPLGENGFGYDPLFLPADGDGKSAAQLSPTEKDARSHRGKALAGLVEHIAALV, encoded by the coding sequence GTGCAGATTTTAGTAGCATCCAATAACGCCAAAAAACTCGGTGAACTGCAACGCATTCTAGAAACCGCCGGGGTACAAGGGGTAGAATTAGTGCCCCTTTCTGAGGTTCCCGCCTATGCCGAACCAGTAGAAGACGGGCGCACCTTTGCAGATAATGCCTTGCTAAAAGCGCGTGCTGGCGTCGCTGCCACTGGCTTAGCAACTATCGCTGATGATTCAGGCTTAGCTGTCGCTGAATTAAATGGGATGCCCGGAGTGCTCTCCGCGCGCTGGGCTGGCAAACATGGCGAGGATAAAGCTAATAATGCGCTGCTATTAGCGCAGCTAGCTGAAGTTCCCGATACTCGTCGCGATGCTGCTTTTGTATCAGTTTGCGCCCTGGTTTACCCAGATGGACAAAGCTTTATTAGCGAGGGCCGCTGGGAGGGTCGAATTTTGCGTGAACCTTTAGGCGAAAATGGCTTTGGATATGACCCGCTATTTTTACCTGCTGATGGGGACGGAAAATCTGCTGCGCAGCTGAGCCCCACTGAAAAAGATGCCCGCTCACACCGTGGAAAGGCGCTAGCGGGCTTGGTAGAACATATTGCTGCGTTGGTTTAG